GGAGCCTCCCGTGGCCAACATCGGGTCGACGATCAGAACGTCGCGCTCGCCGATGTCCTCGGGAAGCTTGCAGTAGTACTCCACGGGCTGCAGCGTCTCCGGATCACGGTACAGGCCGATGTGGCCCACCTTGGCCGCGGGAATGAGCTCGATGATGCCCTCCACCATGCCGAGGCCGGCCCGCAGGATCGGGATGACCGCCACCTTCTTGCCCGCGAGCACGAAGGTCGTGGTCTGCGTGATCGGCGTTCGGACCACGGTCTCCAGCAGCTGGAAACTGCGGGTGGCCTCGTACGCCTCGAGCATCGCGAGCTCCTTGACCAGCTCACGGAACTCCTTCGCGCCCGTCCCCACGTCGCGGAGGATCGAGAGCTTGTGCTGTACGAGCGGATGGTCGATCACGACCACGTTGTCCCAGCGCGGATCCTTCGCCATCACAGTCCTCCTCGCCTAGAGTTCCGGGTACAGCGGGTGAGCCTCGAGCAGAGCGGCCACCTGTGACTTGATCGCCTCCACGCGGGTGGGGTCATCGCGGTGGAAGATGGTCTCGGCGATCAACCGTCCCACCGTGTGCGCCTCCTCCTCATCGAACCCGCGCGTGGTCATGGCAGCCGAGCCCACGCGGATGCCGCTCGTGACGAACGGGCTCTCGGGATCGTTGGGGATCGCGTTCTTGTTC
Above is a window of Anaerosoma tenue DNA encoding:
- the upp gene encoding uracil phosphoribosyltransferase encodes the protein MAKDPRWDNVVVIDHPLVQHKLSILRDVGTGAKEFRELVKELAMLEAYEATRSFQLLETVVRTPITQTTTFVLAGKKVAVIPILRAGLGMVEGIIELIPAAKVGHIGLYRDPETLQPVEYYCKLPEDIGERDVLIVDPMLATGGSAAAAVQFLRDRGAREINLLVLLAAPEGIEEVNRLCRDVTIYTCAIDSHLNDHGYIVPGLGDAGDRLFGTK